A single Plasmodium yoelii strain 17X genome assembly, chromosome: 10 DNA region contains:
- a CDS encoding plasmepsin IX, putative gives MFFLTLKKLRKKYFLLFLTHPTITTLFFIYIFNLVKSDYPNFNKNKYNLPSLKKNQKYFKQKIQPCNSCINCSICIHENGEPQNILPLVAIPSKRHYFYEQDMSKNSNLNGSPVKNKREDSIKFDRNYSQKELNKKNKKNYNFIENHIAMSNINNDITDGDRETEDGLNQENIAKDNFNNLISSYENIYNQKTEHSIDNKVILPLQQLQDSQYVGSIQIGNPPQTIKPIFDTGSTNIWVVSTKCRDKTCLKVHRYNHKLSNTFKYYSPRTNLDIMFGTGIIQGTIGIDTFKIGPFKIENQSFGLVKREKGSNKKSNVFERINFEGIIGLAFPTMLSTGGNPIYENLMASYNFPHNEFSIYIGMDNKYSALIFGGVEKKFFEGDIYMFPVVREYYWEIKFDGLYIDHQKFCCDSGSIVYDLKMKDKNKNEKNYFIRKYFNKHHFNHKKMWLRNNHHTKHWKREKHFKPLSSNENYLIFDSGTSFNSVPKSEIKYFFKVVPPKKCDANNIDEVIDSYPNLTYVINNMPFTLTPSQYLIRKHNMCKPAFMDIEVSPEYGHAYILGNATFMKHYYTVYRRGKGNNNSYVGIARAAHTKENAEYLNSLHKERMEDEE, from the exons atgttttttttaactttaaaaaaattaagaaaaaaatattttttgttatttttaacaCACCCAACGATAacaacattattttttatttacatttttaatcTTGTTAAAAGTGATTATccaaattttaataaaaataaatataatttaccttctttaaaaaaaaatcagaaATATTTTAAACAAAAGATACAACCATGTAACTCTTGTATAAATTGTTCTATTTGCATTCATGAAAATGGAGAGCCACAG aaTATTCTTCCCTTGGTAGCGATACCAAGTAAAAggcattatttttatgaacaaGACATGTcaaaaaatagtaatttaAATGGTTCTCcagttaaaaataaaagagaaGATTCTATAAAGTTCGATAGAAATTATTCTCAaaaagaattaaataaaaaaaataaaaaaaattataattttattgaaaATCATATTGCAATgtcaaatataaataatgatattacGGATGGAGATAGAGAAACTGAAGATGGTTTGAATCAAGAAAATATTGCTAAAGataattttaacaatttaatatcaagttatgaaaatatatataatcagaAAACGGAACATTCGATAGACAATAAAGTCATTTTACCCTTACAACAGCTACAAGAT AGTCAATATGTTGGGTCCATTCAAATAGGAAACCCGCCTCAAACAATCAAACCTATTTTCGATACTGGAAGCAC GAATATATGGGTTGTTAGCACTAAATGTAGAGACAAAACATGTTTAAAGGTGCATCGATATAATCACAAACTATCCAAtacttttaaatattatagcCCACGGACTAATTTAGATATTATG TTTGGAACCGGAATAATTCAGGGAACTATTGGAATCGATACTTTCAAGATCGGTCCATTTAAAATTGAAAATCAATCTTTTGGGTTAGTAAAACGTGAAAAAggaagtaataaaaaatccAATGTTTTTGAAAGAATAAATTTTGAAGGAATTATTGGGTTAGCATTTCCTACAATGCTTTCTACTGGTGGTAATCcaatatatgaaaatttaatGGCTAGTTATAATTTTCCACATAATGaattttcaatatatattGGAATggataataaatattcagCTTTAATTTTTGGTGgagttgaaaaaaaatttttcgaaggagatatatatatgtttccAGTTGTAAGAGAATATTATTGGGAAATAAAATTTGATGGGCTATATATAGATCATCAAAAATTTTGTTGTGATAGTGGTTCAATTGTTTAcgatttaaaaatgaaagataaaaataaaaatgaaaaaaattatttcatacgaaaatattttaataaacatCATTtcaatcataaaaaaatgtggTTACGAAATAATCATCATACTAAACATTGGAAAAGGGAAAAACATTTCAAACCCTTGAGTTCcaatgaaaattatttaatattcgACTCTGGAACTTCCTTTAATAGTGTTCCTAAGTcggaaataaaatatttttttaaagttgTCCCTCCCAAG aaATGCGATGCTAATAACATTGACGAAGTTATAGATAGCTACCCAAACTTAACCTATGTCATC AACAATATGCCCTTTACATTGACACCATCTCAATATTTGATTCGAAAACACAATATGTGCAAACCAGCATTTATGGATATTGAAGTTTCTCCAGAATATGGGCATGCATACATTTTAGGAAATGCAACATTCATGAAACATTATTATACTGTCTATAGACGAGGGAAGGGCAATAATAATTCAtat GTTGGAATAGCTAGAGCTGCACATACGAAGGAAAATGCAGAATATTTGAATTCGCTACACAAGGAAAGAATGGAAGATGaagaataa
- a CDS encoding serine/threonine protein phosphatase 2A activator, putative, which yields MEDPNLSFKIINDEGVEKFMNSQIYQDIINFISDLNTSVIGVEMKPLDKFVLKSENNENIDNIDNMLFLSKNVYNILQLIKTMNVCIDKCPPIKHPTRFGNKAFPNFCDEYYKEVDQQLPNILKDSGISNISEHTYQLSFYLKNSIGNKKRIDYGTGHELNFLLFLFCLNKLTFFSTPDHRHLVLVLYKQYLECVRRIQVVYNVEPAGSRGAWGLDDFQFLVFLFGAAQLSYNKEIQTNDVEKKELVELWASKYLYFDALRYILMLKHAPFHESSQMLYDISGVKTWEKICSGLLKMYQVEIIQKRQILQHILFGNLIDF from the exons atggagGATCCTAACTTGAGcttcaaaataataaatgatgaaGGGGTGGAAAAATTTATGAACAGCCAAATTTATCAAGacataattaattttatttctgATTTAAACACATCTGTTATTGGTGTCGAAATGAAACCTTTAgataaatttgttttaaaatcagaaaataacgaaaatatagataatatagataatatgctatttttatcaaaaaatgtatataatatattgcaACTAATTAAAACTATGAATGTATGTATAGATAAATGCCCACCAATAAAACATCCTACTCGATTTGGAAATAAAGCTTTTCCAAATTTTTGTGATGAATATTATAAAGAAGTTGATCAACAGTTaccaaatattttaaaagattcAGGAATTTCAAATATTTCTGAACATACATATcaattatcattttatttaaaaaattcaattGGAAACAAAAAAAGGATCGATTATGGAACTGGCCatgaattaaattttttactttttcttttttgtttaaataaattaacttttttttctacCCCCGATCATAGACATTTAGTCCTTGTCTTATATAAACA atatCTAGAATGTGTAAGACGAATACAAGTAGTATATAATGTTGAACCCGCTGGAAGTAGAGGAGCATGGGGGTTAGATGATTTTCAATttcttgtttttttatttggggCTGCTCAactttcatataataaagaaatcCAAACAAATgat GTCGAGAAAAAGGAATTGGTTGAATTATGGGCATcaaaatatttgtatttcGACGCATTAAGATATATACTAATG ttaAAACATGCCCCTTTCCATGAATCGTCTCAAATGCTGTATGACATATCAGGAGTAAAAACATG gGAAAAAATATGCTCAGGCTTACTTAAAATGTATCAAGTTGAAATCATTCAGAAAAGGCAAATATTgcaacatattttatttggaaATTTAATCGATTTTTAA